GAGCTAGACCTGAAGGGCGATGCCCGCAAAGGTTTCCACCTTTTAAAAGATCAAAAGAGCTACCAAATTCAAATTTTGGAAGCGGACTATGACAGCAAAGAATTCTTAATTGAGGTAAATGGTGAGGCTTACCCCGTAAAAGGAGCTGACCGTTTCGACCTCTTGCTTAAGGATTTGGGCATGGAGCACTTAGCTAATGCTGCGGTTAATGATTTGAAAGCGCCTATGCCAGGCTTGGTATTGGAAATTAAGGTACAGCCCGGAGATAGCATCAAAAAAGGCCAGGCTTTATTAGTACTGGAAGCCATGAAAATGGAGAATGTTCTTAAAGCTGAAAGTGATGCCGTGGTAAAAGAAATACGCTGCGAAACCGGCCAAGCGGTAGAAAAGAATCAGATCTTAATTGAGTTCGAAGCCTAGGGATAGGCTACTGCGAAACTTCCGAAGATATTATTTACCTGCAAGGTAGATCCATCGGCACTTTTTAAGATGGCATCACCCAAGAAGCTAAAGCGTTTATGTTTGTGGCTGGATGCGGCGGCATCTAAGTATTCACCCAAAGATTCAATTTCGAAATAGCCCTGAGCATTGGGGTAGGCACTGCTGTACATCTTACCATTCTGGTCGAAGTATTGCAATTCTACCGTGGCTAAATTGTGTGCATTGGGAACCCGGTGACCTTGTTTACGGTAATCGATATTGATATCACAAGTAGGGCTACCCGGAAGTACTACTTTTTCGATTATCTCTATTCCTCCCGATTCAAACTCAATCTCCGCTTTTACGCGGTAACCTGGCTGAAAGCCAATCACAGAATGATTTACCATGGTTCCGCTTCCTGCATTTTGACCGGCGATTTGCCAGTTTACATTTTTCACATTGCCAATTCGACTTTGAACCTCCGCTTGTAATTCGGAGTTGGTGCTCTTTAAAATATAAACCTGGGCTTTATCGCTCTGGCCGGTGTAAATGGTGTGCTTAACCGAGGGGGTGCAGGATAAGGGCCCTTGGCTTTGCATTTCTACGCTGAAGCTATTGTAATTCTCCTGATTAATTCCAATAAGGCTACAGCTGTCGCCATAATAGCTACTATTGGGCGTCTTCCACATCAATGGAATATGTCCGTTGATAGTATCAGCCGCAAAGAAATAATCGTAATAACCAGGTTGTACGGTACTTCCACTAGGGTCGCTATAGGGCAATGGTCCTTGTTGAAGGGCCGTTCCTGGATCGGGTGAGCTGCTATTAGCGATGATTTCCGATCCCCGGATCACGATGCATAATGCTCTTTTAAGTTGAGGGGTATCTACCGCGAGGATGCCTTTCATCTTTAGAACAGAATCTTGCACCTCATAACTGGTATACATCTGATAACCACTTTCTCCGGCCCTTAAGTTTAGGGGTAGTCCATCTACGGTGGCGTTGATGTAGAAGCGAGGACTTTCGATAAAGCTGGTTTGACCCATGCCATCATCATCCTTACAGCTGGATAAAAGAAGCGCTGTAATACCAAGGAGTCCAAATACCTTTTTCATTAGTTCTTGAATAAGAGGTATCGTAGTTGGAGGTTGGCCTGACCCGGACGGTGGTCAGCGGCAAAATTTTGAGCTTGGTCTTGGGTAATATCGTTGAGCGGCAAAGCATAGCTTAAGGCAAAGCTCAAACGTTCGGAGTATTGAAATTCGTAGCTCAGGCTGGCAGAGAAGTTCACCGGAGCAAAGCTGTTCATGGATTGATTGTATTCTTTATGCTCAACCTTTGGATCTTGCTTAAATACGGTGGTGGTTTTGGTTTCATCCATTCGCACTGAAAGGAGGACATCTGTATTAAGACCTAATCCAAAGCTGTGCTGTGAGTTCAGTTTATACTGATAGGCTACAGGAATGCGAATACTTTGCAAGCTCTTATAATGGCGTTGCGTTTGTACCTCGGTACGGCCCAAGCCGAAGAAGGTGCTATCGTGCATGGTTTCCAAACCTATATCACCAGTCTGAGTATAGATAATTCCTGTGCGGATAGACGAGATTTTGTTCCATCCATATTCATACTCTAAACCGGCACTAAAGCCTGGGCCGCCCATTTTGCCGTTTAAAGCTTGGCTAAT
The Croceimicrobium hydrocarbonivorans genome window above contains:
- a CDS encoding acetyl-CoA carboxylase biotin carboxyl carrier protein subunit encodes the protein MASEKYQVKVNDQDYKVEVVPNSGEIRMNGLPLELDLKGDARKGFHLLKDQKSYQIQILEADYDSKEFLIEVNGEAYPVKGADRFDLLLKDLGMEHLANAAVNDLKAPMPGLVLEIKVQPGDSIKKGQALLVLEAMKMENVLKAESDAVVKEIRCETGQAVEKNQILIEFEA